The Hypanus sabinus isolate sHypSab1 chromosome 31, sHypSab1.hap1, whole genome shotgun sequence genome window below encodes:
- the LOC132383828 gene encoding histone H2B-like, with product MPDTAKPAPKKGAKKALSKPASKSGKKRKRSRKESYAIYIYKVMKQVHPDTGISSRAMSIMNSFVNDIFERIAGEASRLAHYNKRSTISSREIQTAVRLLLPGELAKHAVSEGTKAVTKYTSSK from the coding sequence ATGCCTGATACAGCGAAACCCGCTCCCAAGAAGGGCGCCAAGAAAGCTCTGTCCAAACCGGCGAGCAAGTCTGGCAAGAAGCGCAAGAGGTCGAGGAAGGAGAGTTACGCAATCTACATCtacaaagtgatgaagcaggttcACCCCGACACCGGCATCTCCTCCAGGGCCATGAGCATCATGAATTCATTCGTGAACGATATTTTCGAGCGCATCGCGGGCGAGGCTTCCCGCTTGGCCCATTACAACAagcggtccaccatcagctcccgggagatccagaccgccgtgcgcctgctgctgcccggggagctggccaagcacgccgtgtccgaagggacaaaggcggtgaccaagtacaccagctccaaGTGA